One part of the Eriocheir sinensis breed Jianghai 21 chromosome 6, ASM2467909v1, whole genome shotgun sequence genome encodes these proteins:
- the LOC126986563 gene encoding myb/SANT-like DNA-binding domain-containing protein 3, translating into MEGALSARSSPMSPPERDLLMGLICEEKILQDRRTDGKVVLQKRAAWARITRLFNSHNLGPQRTEQQLKKVWERLKVKAKQEHAVKRREDMRTGGGAPPADLPKESDQVLTILGTDLHDIGNPFDLDAMPAMSKSHRQSLLIRFTKSLFVRANSYSEKTLAVCSVVAHPATNSVEEEVPASPQAKEPEEVPAPSPSTVRTRHCRNRAATSYKNTTATPELLEISREREITNNRFLEKREHLIDLQIKHMKVKIAEAEQREEEAIFRKEITKKELEKLNNS; encoded by the exons ATGGAAGGAGCACTGAGTGCCAGAAGCAGTCCAATGTCACCTCCTGAGCGAGACCTTCTCATGGGCCTCATCTGTGAGGAGAAGATCCTCCAAGACAGGAGGACAGACGGGAAGGTTGTCCTCCAGAAGAGGGCAGCGTGGGCCCGAATCACGCGCCTGTTTAATTCCCACAACCTTGGACCGCAGCGCACTGAGCAGCAACTCAAGAAAGTTTGGGAGCGTTTAAAAGTAAA GGCAAAACAAGAACATGCAGTGAAGAGGCGGGAGGACATGAGAACTGGTGGAGGTGCCCCTCCTGCGGATCTGCCAAAAGAATCGGACCAAGTGCTGACAATACTTGGCACGGATTTGCACGACATAGGAAATCCGTTTGACCTCGATGCAATGCCAGCCATGT CCAAGTCGCACCGACAAAGTCTACTCATCCGATTTACCAAGTCTCTCTTTGTGAGAG CAAATTCATATTCAGAAAAAACACTTGCAGTATGCAGTGTTGTAGCACATCCTGCAACAAATTCCGTGGAAGAGGAGGTTCCAGCATCACCACAAGCAAAAGAACCAGAGGAGGTGCCCGCCCCCTCACCATCAACTGTCAGGACAAGGCATTGCAGAAACAGAGCAGCAACCAGCTACAAAAATACGACTGCCACACCAGAACTATTAGAAATtagtagggagagggagattacAAACAATAGGTTTTTGGAGAAGAGGGAGCATTTGATCGATCTTCAAATCAAACACATGAAAGTGAAAATAGCTGAAGcagaacaaagggaggaagaggctaTATTTAGAAAagagataacaaaaaaagaacTTGAAAAGCTAAATAATAGCTAA
- the LOC126987040 gene encoding putative nuclease HARBI1 yields MGMGVEGRGIRHSGFGHLCTARVSRLLQLSQQPLSDQKPSDALLEMRALVKLPPATDGASGHLDLLRALWLLRLPETIRAAIPNAEKIDEDDLQQQADSLVDTLTASTSCISAVPSDTPLSFQDDEVDIAAANRLPQRTQQPPAKQYYAPLPRSNHQGTKKTFTEQLSYYHAKFGPKARTCHPGSSCRLVDATSLTATPTAAAPTEFALQVVVEVTDSFSHLRNTYPDVFKPELRQQPKHPWRRRRRRRGRKRRRIVKDRMNPFTAMSDDEFVERFRCNKTSMYDLIEEIKDQLSAPTDSRGCPVPPHLQTLIAVRCMATGDHQMTLGDCHDVSQMTVSRCLKVVSRAIASLSQRYIKPPCGNDMRRTIEQFHDISGMPGVVGAIDCTHISILRPSVENPEMFRCRKGYFSLNVQAVCGPDLQFHNVVARWPGSVHDSRVFENSRLCAEIEVNLNPRYHLLGDAGYPLKRYLMTPVSFPDNAHERAYNYSHSQTRNTVERAFGILKRRFGYLGKRVRTSLDTTKTVVVACVVLHNIAVKTRLVLPQDGRDVNLNVNNIPNEVPAQRRGNVEGRLKRQQIIRDFF; encoded by the exons ATGGGCATGGGCGTTGAGGGCAGGGGCATACGTCATTCCGGGTTTGGCCATCTTTGTACGG CGCGAGTGTCACGGCTCCTCCAGCTCTCGCAACAACCCCTTAGCGACCAGAAACCTTCCGACGCCCTTCTCGAGATGCGGGCCCTGGTAAAGCTCCCTCCAGCCACCGACGGGGCGTCTGGACATCTAGACCTGCTTCGGGCACTGTGGCTCCTCCGCCTCCCGGAAACTATCCGCGCTGCCATTCCCAACGCGGAGAAGATCGACGAGGACGACCTGCAACAACAGGCAGATAGCCTAGTCGACACACTCACGGCTTCAACCAGCTGCATCAGCGCCGTGCCTTCCGACACCCCACTATCATTCCAGGATGACGAGGTCGACATCGCGGCAGCAAACCGCCTACCACAGAGAACTCAACAACCACCGGCGAAACAGTACTACGCCCCGCTGCCACGATCAAACCACCAAGGGACCAAGAAGACGTTCACTGAGCAGCTCAGCTACTACCACGCCAAATTCGGCCCCAAGGCAAGAACCTGCCACCCAGGAAGCTc ATGTCGGCTGGTGGACGCAACCTCCCTTACCGCCACCCCCACCGCTGCCGCACCCACTGAGTTCGCCCTACAGGTAGTCGTCGAGGTGACTGACAGCTTCTCTCACCTCCGCAACACCTACCCCGATGTCTTCAAGCCAGAACTCCGACAACAGCCAAAACATCCG tggaggaggaggaggaggaggagg GGACGTAAACGTCGCAGGATTGTTAAAG ATCGGATGAACCCCTTCACAGCAATGAGTGACGACGAGTTTGTCGAGCGCTTCAGATGCAACAAAACTTCAATGTATGATCTCATTGAAGAAATTAAAGACCAGCTTTCAGCCCCAACTGACTCAAGAG GCTGTCCTGTTCCGCCACACCTGCAAACCCTGATTGCAGTTCGTTGCATGGCAACGGGAGACCACCAGATGACATTAGGGGACTGCCATGATGTGTCACAAATGACTGTCAGCAGATGTTTGAAGGTTGTGTCAAGAGCAATCGCTAGTTTGAGCCAGCGTTATATAAAACCTCCTTGCGGCAATGACATGCGACGAACAATTGAGCAATTCCATGACATCAGTGGAATGCCTGGTGTGGTAGGGGCAATTGATTGCACACATATCTCTATACTGAGACCATCTGTGGAAAACCCTGAGATGTTTAGGTGTAGAAAAGGATATTTTTCATTAAATGTCCAAGCTGTGTGTGGGCCAGACCTGCAGTTTCATAATGTTGTTGCCCGTTGGCCTGGGAGCGTCCATGACAGTCGAGTTTTTGAAAACAGCAGGCTCTGTGCTGAAATAGAAGTTAATTTAAATCCCAGGTATCATCTACTTGGAGATGCAGGATATCCCTTGAAAAGGTATCTAATGACACCTGTGTCATTTCCAGATAATGCTCATGAGAGAGCTTATAACTACAGTCATTCCCAAACCAGAAACACTGTTGAACGGGCATTTGGGATATTAAAAAGGAGGTTTGGGTACTTAGGGAAGAGAGTCAGGACAAGTTTAGACACCACCAAAACTGTTGTAGTTGCTTGTGTGGTACTACACAATATTGCGGTGAAAACTAGGCTGGTTTTACCACAAGATGGAAGGGACGTGAACCTAAATGTCAATAACATCCCTAATGAGGTTCCTGCACAAAGACGAGGAAATGTAGAAGGCAGACTGAAACGGCAGCAAATCATCAGGGACTTCTTCTAA